From one Parambassis ranga chromosome 5, fParRan2.1, whole genome shotgun sequence genomic stretch:
- the kif17 gene encoding kinesin-like protein KIF17, with protein MGSESVKVVVRCRPLNDREKALSSKMVLNMDLQRCQCFIEKPGAADEPPKQFTFDGTYNIDQTTEQMYNEIAYPLVEGVTEGYNGTVFAYGQTGSGKSFTMQGVSEPTSQKGVIPRAFEHIFESIQCAENTKFLVRASYLEIYNEEIRDLLGSDTKQRLELKEHPEHGVYVRDLSMHTVHNVGECERIIEQGWKNRAVGYTLMNKDSSRSHSIFTIHLEICNTDASGQDHLRAGKLNLVDLAGSERQSKTGATGERLREATKINLSLSALGNVISALVDGRSKYIPYRDSKLTRLLQDSLGGNTRTLMIACLSPADNNYEESLSTLRYANRAKSIQNRPRINEDPKDAQLREYKEEIKKLKALISGQLGTAALSSLLARPISEASTAVSSRPQSSTTEAKKEKIKEEYEERLAKLQAEYNAEQESKAKLQEDIAALRSSYELKLQNLEKAQASRGSSVTKNGSRNTSTHNKEAAPLRSRCVSEEAEGKSCTDTEPASHSTNRETKLAVTHLAAGDRGGHAESADVTTAEPVDQKHVLERLQQLEQQVVGGEQARNKELQQRHRQRKNLADQRKVQLIHALSENSEDSESVLFNVYNSIQEEVYAKSQMLVKVQGKLKAAKLEIRDLQAEFEEERNDYLATIRRLEREGQLLQGLLERMVPLVRRDCNYSNLDRLKKEAVWDEDLATWRLPDVVVQKTTLPSAVAPKPSARRGSSSDAGEALMVEEDRYKEMLDRSDSENIASSYFKSKRASQLLGADTTNGHAIHSPPLVNGAGHLSVSGSNMNPSISSDSVLPRPFRLESLDVPVKVKRKKSKPHVHDHRI; from the exons ATGGGGTCAGAGTCGGTGAAGGTGGTGGTCAGGTGCAGGCCCCTGAATGACCGGGAGAAGGCTCTCAGCTCTAAGATGGTGCTAAACATGGACCTGCAGCGCTGCCAGTGCTTCATAGAGAAGCCCGGAGCGGCAGACGAGCCACCCAAACAGTTCACCTTCGACGGGACATACAACATTGATCAAACCACTGAGCAGATGTACAACGAGATCGCCTATCCTTTGGTGGAG GGTGTCACAGAGGGATACAATGGAACCGTTTTTGCCTATGGACAAACTGGAAGTGGGAAGTCCTTCACCATGCAGGGGGTGTCTGAACCCACATCCCAGAAGGGTGTCATCCCACGGGCCTTTGAACACATCTTCGagagcattcag TGTGCAGAAAACACTAAATTCCTGGTGAGGGCCTCGTACTTGGAGATTTACAATGAAGAAATCAGAGATCTCTTGGGAAGTGACACCAAACAGAGGTTGGAG CTAAAAGAGCACCCAGAGCACGGTGTGTACGTGCGCGACCTCTCCATGCACACTGTGCACAATGTGGGGGAGTGTGAGAGAATCATAGAGCAAGGCTGGAAGAACAGAGCAGTGGGCTACACACTGATGAACAAGGACTCGTCCCGCTCCCACTCCATCTTTACCATCCACTTAGAGATCTGCAACACTG ATGCTTCTGGTCAGGATCATCTGCGAGCAGGAAAGCTCAACCTGGTGGACCTGGCAGGAAGTGAGCGTCAGTCTAAAACCGGTGCTACAGGGGAGCGTCTCAGAGAGGCCACAAAGATCAACCTCTCGCTCTCAGCCCTTGGCAACGTCATTTCCGCTCTGGTGGATGGACGCTCTAAGTACATCCCTTACAGGGACTCCAAGCTGACCAGGCTGCTGCAGGACTCTCTGGGCGGAAACACACGCACCTTGATGATCGCCTGTCTCTCCCCCGCAGACAACAACTATGAGGAAAGCCTGAGCACGCTACGCTACGCTAACCGGGCCAAGAGCATTCAGAACAGGCCTCGAATCAATGAGGACCCCAAAGATGCTCAGCTCAGAGAGTATAAGGAGGAGATCAAGAAGCTGAAGGCTCTTATCTCAGGCCAGCTAGGCACAGCTGCCCTCTCAT CTCTGCTGGCTCGTCCGATATCTGAGGCGTCTACTGCTGTTTCTTCAAGGCCACAATCCAGCACCACCGAGGCGAAGAAGGAAAAGATTAAAGAG GAGTATGAGGAGAGGCTGGCCAAGTTGCAGGCTGAGTACAATGCCGAGCAGGAATCTAAAGcaaagctgcaggaggacattGCTGCTCTGCGCTCCTCCTatgaattaaagctgcagaaTTTGGAAAAGGCacaggccagcagggggagctctGTCACTAAAAATGGTAGTAGAAATACATCTACTCACAACAAAGAAGCAG CACCTCTGAGGTCCAGATGTGTGAGTGAGGAAGCTGAGGGGAAATCCTGCACTGACACTGAACCTGCGAGCCACAGCACAAACAGAGAAACCAAG CTGGCTGTAACTCATCTAGCAGCCGGTGATAGAGGCGGGCACGCAGAGTCAGCTGATGTCACCACAGCAGAGCCTGTGGACCAGAAACATGTCCTGGAAAG actgcagcagctggagcagcaggtggTTGGAGGGGAGCAGGCCAGaaacaaagagctgcagcagagacacaggcagaggaagaaccTGGCTGATCAGAGGAAAGTCCAGCTTATCCATGCTCTGTCGGAGAACAGTGAGGACAGTGAAAGTGTTCTGTTTAATGTCTACAATTCCATCCAGGAAGAGGTCTATGCCAAAAGCCAGATGCTGGTCAAAGTGCAGGGCAAG CTGAAAGCAGCCAAACTGGAGATCCGTGACCTTCAGGCGGAGTTTGAAGAGGAGAGGAATGACTACCTGGCAACCATCCGCCGGCTGGAGAGGGAAGGACAGCTGCTGCAAGGTCTGCTGGAGCGCATGGTGCCCCTGGTGCGTCGCGACTGCAACTACAGCAACTTGGACCGCTTGAAGAAAGAAGCTGTCTGGGATGAGGACCTCGCTACCTGGAGGCTGCCAGATGTGGTGGTGCAGAAGACAACACTGCCTTCAG CAGTGGCTCCAAAACCATCAGCTCGCAGAGGTTCAAGTTCTGATGCTGGAGAGGCACtaatg GTAGAAGAAGACAGGTACAAGGAGATGCTGGACCGGAGTGACAGTGAGAACATCGCCAGCAGCTACTTCAAGTCAAAGAGGGCCAGCCAGCTGCTGGGCGCTGACACTACCAATGGACACG CtatccactctcctcctctggttAACGGGGCAGGCCATCTCTCTGTGAGTGGCTCCAACATGAACCCATCCATCAGCTCCGACTCCGTCCTGCCTCGCCCCTTCCGCCTGGAATCGTTGGACGTCCCTGTGAAGGTGAAGCGTAAAAAGAGCAAACCACACGTCCACGATCATAGGATTTAA
- the yod1 gene encoding ubiquitin thioesterase OTU1: MLRLRCKTKNGSHIMQGLTHQSCVQELKDKVEELTGIPCDVQKIMVGYPPSSLDLRNGDAHLKDYPIKSGDTLIVEEEKNKPKPQDHPIVTKAPRLESSPVLARRVVPADNSCLFTSVYYVVEGGVYDPACAPEMRGLIAQIVSSDPAAYSEAVLGKTNEEYCTWIRRDDTWGGAIEVSILSKFYQCEICVVDTQTVRVDRFGEDAGYHKRVLLIYDGIHYDPLQKEVPGSDTPPQTIFSTTDDVILAQALELADEARRKRQFTDVNRFALRCMVCQTGLVGQKEAREHAKETGHTNFGEV, translated from the exons ATGTTGCGGCTTCGCTGTAAGACCAAAAACGGGAGCCACATAATGCAGGGCTTGACTCATCAGTCCTGCGTTCAGGAGCTGAAGGATAAGGTGGAGGAGCTCACTGGAATCCCCTGTGATGTGCAGAAAATTATGGTTGGCTACCCACCCTCTAGCCTTGATCTCCGAAATGGAGACGCTCACCTCAAGGATTACCCCATCAAATCAG GAGACACACTCATTgttgaggaggaaaaaaacaagccaAAGCCTCAGGATCATCCCATCGTGACTAAAGCGCCCCGCCTGGAATCCTCACCTGTGCTGGCACGCCGAGTCGTCCCAGCTGACAACTCCTGCCTCTTCACCAGTGTGTATTATGTGGTGGAAGGGGGTGTGTATGACCCCGCTTGCGCCCCTGAGATGCGAGGCCTGATTGCCCAGATAGTGTCGAGTGACCCCGCGGCTTACTCTGAAGCAGTGCTGGGAAAAACCAATGAGGAGTACTGCACCTGGATAAGGCGCGACGACACCTGGGGAGGAGCCATCGAGGTGTCCATCCTGTCTAAGTTTTACCAGTGTGAGATCTGCGTGGTGGACACTCAGACAGTCCGAGTAGATAGATTCGGGGAGGACGCCGGCTACCACAAACGCGTGTTGCTCATCTACGATGGCATCCACTATGACCCTCTGCAGAAGGAGGTCCCCGGCTCCGACACCCCTCCCCAGACTATTTTCTCTACCACAGACGACGTAATCTTGGCCCAGGCCCTGGAGCTGGCGGATGAGGCTCGCCGTAAGCGGCAGTTCACAGACGTTAACCGCTTTGCTTTACGCTGCATGGTGTGCCAGACAGGCCTTGTAGGACAAAAGGAAGCCCGTGAGCACGCCAAGGAGACAGGCCACACCAATTTCGGCGAAGTGTGA
- the LOC114436494 gene encoding specifically androgen-regulated gene protein: MPKSDTWPGGTGLETMNSMDSAGSCDSVVSANSGFSDDSLEHLSAEEKACLMFLEETIESLDTEEDSGLSNDEPDQLPGSGNLAVKLADLSASMSKSKLNGSHVSKGPVKGNVDVKLVQGYLVPTPFVVANGSPCSVPNTRPSPPPDKSLSSMPQFISKDHKPGHRHNQKHVSTPPPLEVKAVTPPTTKPRDYSVKIVEAPLPRGPLSYEALVHLRRSASTKKTPLCPSVDHTIEVDKAPNIRNLPRHDRYHSEVSKPKTVPPVVPPKPKKIPAHIPVKTQHEESRKSDSVKNAVDPQVVRLEALQKLGLLKDQEPENETVTPLPPPTSHSLLGPTSNRITRGPSTCNPSRSPSFCYSQVSTEPKNRPLQSSASFHHYSRPDQQRVSHPLQSNGLKTPGLERSVTFDNHINGSEPQHVPSANRKTNTAPPSAPHKPSNMVGYTVMVVPGMGADRKEALRKLGLLKD, translated from the exons ATGCCTAAAAGTGATACCTGGCCAGGTGGGACTGGACTGGAGACGATGAATAGCATGGACAGTGCTGGCAGCTGTGACAGTGTTGTCAGTGCCAATTCTGGCTTT AGTGATGACAGCCTGGAGCACCTGTCTGCTGAGGAGAAGGCCTGCCTCATGTTTTTGGAGGAGACTATTGAGTCTTTGGACACCGAGGAGGATAGCGGCCTGTCCAATGACGAACCTGACCAACTGCCCGGCTCTGGCAACCTTGCTGTCAAACTGGCAGACCTGTCAGCCTCCATGAGCAAAAGCAAGCTCAACG gTTCACATGTATCTAAAGGACCCGTGAAGGGAAATGTTGATGTCAAACTTGTACAGGGATACCTGGTTCCTACACCTTTTGTTGTGGCAAATGGTTCTCCGTGTTCTGTACCCAACACTAGACCATCCCCTCCTCCAGACAAAAGCCTGTCCTCTATGCCTCAGTTCATATCTAAAGACCACAAACCGGGTCACAGACACAACCAGAAGCATGTTTCAACCCCGCCACCATTAGAGGTTAAAGCTGTGACACCTCCCACCACAAAACCCAGGGACTACTCTGTTAAAATAGTTGAGGCTCCTTTACCCAGAGGGCCGCTGTCCTACGAGGCACTAGTTCACTTGCGGAGAAGTGCCTCCACAAAGAAGACACCTTTATGTCCCTCAGTTGATCACACTATAGAGGTGGACAAAGCCCCAAATATAAGAAATCTTCCAAGACATGACAGATACCACTCTGAGGTTTCCAAACCTAAGACCGTCCCTCCAGTTGTGCCCCCAAAACCCAAAAAGATTCCTGCCCACAtacctgtgaaaacacaacatgaagaaTCCAGAAAGTCAGACAGTGTCAAGAATGCAGTAGATCCACAGGTGGTGAGGCTGGAGGCTCTGCAGAAGCTGGGTCTCCTGAAAGATCAAGAGCCAGAAAATGAGACAGTCACTCCATTACCGCCACCAACATCTCATTCTTTACTGGGGCCAACATCCAACAGAATTACAAGAGGTCCATCTACCTGTAATCCATCACGGAGTCCATCTTTTTGCTACTCCCAAGTGTCCACAGAGCCCAAGAACAGGCCTCTGCAGAGCAGCGCCAGCTTCCATCACTACTCCAGACCCGACCAGCAGCGTGTGTCACATCCTCTTCAATCTAATGGATTAAAGACACCTGGGCTGGAGCGCTCCGTTACCTTTGACAACCACATAAACGGCTCTGAGCCACAACATGTCCCATCAGCCAACAGGAAAACCAACACTGCGCCTCCGTCAGCACCCCATAAACCCTCAAACATGGTGGGGTATACTGTGATGGTGGTGCCTGGGATGGGTGCGGATCGTAAAGAGGCTCTCAGAAAGCTTGGACTGCTCAAAGACTGA
- the sh2d5 gene encoding SH2 domain-containing protein 5, with product MGEAPIRDDGTVTRSAEYVGSFPVDDCCLDDQIKQLHSQLKSLKACKRRRPVFLKFSIKGVKMYNEDETTLLMAHALRRVSLCTARPVDSQFAFVSHNPGSTDTQLFCHVFKARHSRAAQFLNLLLCRCFQLSYLEKHPEEAQEDLTGSAPRRNPSLLNHGFPLSVSALVSFRRAPFRGLLPGSKKSQKIFDDPPCSQDEVFPTSSPSLVRKKVIRTKVLRSGAYRSFTFTPIKQRNVQEQLSVSQGKDRNNTPVRRSRAPSLAETEEALAQEVWCWAGIATDSSYALLAEDVLGSYLLCPHPKKPKCGSLIIRIPSGLVTHLIENTRKGKFLLEKFKAEFGSIAELIEHYTETQDELPCLLSCARVNHCYEWEENTSKQHHQSPSKVKNKSTHRQEWV from the exons ATGGGTGAAGCACCGATCAGAGACGATGGCACAGTGACACGATCAGCAGAG TATGTGGGCTCATTTCCTGTGGATGACTGCTGTTTGGATGACCAGATCAAGCAGCTGCACTCTCAGCTTAAGTCCCTCAAA GCATGCAAGAGACGGAGGCCCGTGTTCCTTAAGTTCTCCATCAAAGGTGTGAAAATGTATAACGAGGATGAAACG acCCTCCTGATGGCTCATGCTCTGCGCCGAGTGTCTCTGTGCACCGCCCGGCCCGTCGACTCTCAGTTTGCCTTTGTCTCCCATAACCCCGGCAGCACCGACACCCAGCTCTTCTGCCATGTGTTTAAAGCAAGGCATTCCCGAGCT GCCCAGTTCCTGAACCTGCTGCTGTGCCGCTGTTTCCAGCTGTCTTACTTGGAGAAGCACCCAGAGGAGGCCCAGGAAGACTTAACTGGTTCAGCGCCTCGTCGAAACCCCTCGCTGCTCAACCACGGCTTCCCTCTCAGTGTCAGCGCCCTGGTGTCATTCAGACGAGCCCCTTTTCGAGGATTGTTGCCAGGCAGCAAG AAAAGTCAGAAGATTTTTGATGACCCACCATGCAGCCAAGATGAAGTCttccccacctcctctccttctctcgtGCGCAAGAAAGTCATCCGCACCAAAGTACTGCGCTCTGGAGCTTACCGCTCGTTCACTTTCACGCCGATCAAACAGCGCAACGTTCAGGAGCAGCTGAGCGTGTCACAAG GAAAGGACCGAAACAATACGCCAGTGAGGAGGTCTCGGGCTCCAAGCTTAGCCGAAACAGAAGAAGCACTGGCTCAAGAAGTGTGGTGTTGGGCTGGCATCGCAAC tgacagcagctaTGCTCTGCTTGCAGAAGATGTTCTGGGATCATACCTACTGTGCCCACATCCTAAAAAACCCAAGTGTGGTTCGCTCATCATTCGCATCCCCTCTGGCCTCGTCACCCACCTCATAGAAAACACTCGCAAAGGGAAATTCCTGCTGGAG AAATTCAAGGCTGAGTTCGGTTCCATAGCAGAGCTGATCGAACACTACACAGAGACCCAGGATGAGCTGCCGTGCCTGCTGAGCTGTGCCCGGGTGAACCACTGCTATGAGTGGGAGGAAAACACCAGCAAACAGCACCACCAGAGCCCCAGCAAAGTCAAAAACAAAAGTACCCATAGACAGGAATGGGTGTGA